TCATATAACCTGGGATTTCAAGATGGATTGGGTGCTGAGCGGGAACAACACAGACAAAAGTTGGAAGCTCATGCGCAGCAATTCAGGGAACTGGCCGAACGACTGGAGAAGGAATTCGATCAGGCCTTGACTCGTATGGAGGAGCCCCTGTTGCGCATGAGCTTCCACATTTCTGAGAAAATCCTGACCACGCCCCTGCCCGAGTCCTTTCGGAACGAGGCCTTAACGGGCACTATCCAGTCCTTCCTGAAAGAGGTGCTTCACGAAGGAAGCGTTGTGGTTCACGTCTCACCGGGGAACCTGGCTTTCGTGCAGTCGGAGGAGATGTCTGAAAAGTTCAAGCAATCCTTCCCCGGCAGGATCCGATTTGTGGCCGATGATAGCCTGGGATCCGGTGAATGCCTGGTGGAGACACCCGAGCATATTATTGACGGCCGGTACCGGAATCAGCTGGCGATACTGGAGAGCAAGCTCCTATGACCCTATCTGACCATCTCTCACCCGACCTTGCCCGGCGGTTCGGTCAACTGGACATCGTGGACCCCTACCGCATTGATGGGCGCGTGACGGAGGTGGTGGGACTGATAGTAGAAGCCACCTGCCCGGACGGCTCAGTGGGTGATCTGTGTACCATTGATGTCGAAGGCAGCGAGCCCATCCGAGCTGAAGTGATGGGCTTTCGCGATGGCAAGATGCTCCTCATGCCCCTGGATGCGACGGTCGGCGTGGC
This genomic window from Candidatus Neomarinimicrobiota bacterium contains:
- a CDS encoding FliH/SctL family protein, with amino-acid sequence SYNLGFQDGLGAEREQHRQKLEAHAQQFRELAERLEKEFDQALTRMEEPLLRMSFHISEKILTTPLPESFRNEALTGTIQSFLKEVLHEGSVVVHVSPGNLAFVQSEEMSEKFKQSFPGRIRFVADDSLGSGECLVETPEHIIDGRYRNQLAILESKLL